From Salmo trutta unplaced genomic scaffold, fSalTru1.1, whole genome shotgun sequence, one genomic window encodes:
- the LOC115188895 gene encoding uncharacterized protein LOC115188895: MHHVIAVTRAEQKANQRFCLPGQSRKPIRDSVSPGRAESQSEVLSPRAEQKANQRFCLPEQSRKPIRDSVSLGRAESQSEILSPRAEQKANQRFCLPGQSRKPIRGSLHVVSREEQKANHRSSVSPGRAESQSEILSPRAEQKANQRFSSRCLPGRAESQSEILSPRAEQKANQRFCLPEQSRKPIRDSVSPSRAESQSEVLFTLSPRAEQKANQRFCLPEQSRKPIRDSVSPSRAESQSEVLFTLSPRAEQKAQQYRRGGSGGGPG; this comes from the exons ATGCATCATGTCATAGCTGTCACACGGGCAGAGCAGAAAGCCAATCAGAGGTTCTGTCTCCCTGGGCAGAGCAGAAAGCCAATCAGAGATTCTGTCTCCCCGGGCAGAGCAGAAAGCCAATCAGAGGTTCTGTCTCCCCGGGCAGAGCAGAAAGCCAATCAGAGATTCTGTCTCCCCGAGCAGAGCAGAAAGCCAATCAGAGATTCTGTCTCCCTGGGCAGAGCAGAAAGCCAATCAGAGATTCTGTCTCCCCGGGCAGAGCAGAAAGCCAATCAGAG ATTCTGTCTCCCCGGGCAGAGCAGAAAGCCAATCAGAGGTTCTCTTCACGTTGTCTCCCGGGAAGAGCAGAAAGCCAATCACAGAAGTTCTGTCTCCCCGGGCAGAGCAGAAAGCCAATCAGAGATTCTGTCTCCCCGGGCAGAGCAGAAAGCCAATCAGAGATTCTCTTCACGTTGTCTCCCGGGAAGAGCAGAAAGCCAATCAGAGATTCTGTCTCCCCGGGCAGAGCAGAAAGCCAATCAGAGATTCTGTCTCCCCGAGCAGAGCAGAAAGCCAATCAGAGATTCTGTCTCCCCGAGCAGAGCAGAAAGCCAATCAGAGGTTCTGTTCACGCTGTCTCCCCGAGCAGAGCAGAAAGCCAATCAGAGATTCTGTCTCCCCGAGCAGAGCAGAAAGCCAATCAGAGATTCTGTCTCCCCGAGCAGAGCAGAAAGCCAATCAGAGGTTCTGTTCACGTTGTCTCCCCGAGCAGAGCAGAAAGCCCAGCAGTATAGACGAGGAGGATCAGGAGGAGGACCAGGATAA